The following proteins come from a genomic window of Acinetobacter baumannii:
- the gspD gene encoding type II secretion system secretin GspD, with protein MALLNHQRPLWALLAAAPLIATVSSSAYAQTWKINLRDADLTAFINEVADITGKNFAVDPRVRGNVTVISNKPLNKDEVYDLFLGVLNVNGVVAIPSGNTIKLVPDSNVKNSGIPYDSRNRVRGDQIVTRVIWLENTNPNDLIPALRPLMPQFAHMAAIAGTNALIVSDRAANIYQLENIIRNLDGTGQNDIEAITLQSSQAEEIITQLEAMSATGASKDFSGARIRIIADNRTNRILIKGDPQTRKRIRHMIEMLDVPSADRLGGLKVFRLKYASAKNLSEILQGLVTGQAVSSSNNSNNSSNSSNPINSLIGNNQNSGSNTSGSSGTSISTPAINLNGNSNSSNQNNITSFNQNGVSIIADNAQNSLVVKADPQLMREIESAIQQLDVRRQQVLIEAAIIEVSGKDADQLGVQWALGDINSGIGLINFTNAGSSLASLAAGYLTGGAAGLGSAIGAGSSIALGKYKEGADGSRQLYGALIQALKENTASNLLSTPSIVTMDNEEAYIVVGQNVPFVTGSVTTNSTGINPYTTVERKDVGVTLKVIPHIGENGTVRLEIEQEVSNVQASKGQAADLITNKRAIKTAVLAEHGQTVVLGGLVSDDVEFNRQGIPGLSSIPYLGRLFRSDTRSNTKRNLLVFIHPTIVGDANDVRRLSQQRYNQLYSLQLAMDKNGNFAKLPEQVDDIYNQKMTPPSIASKPKNYQQVPSGGKSSTITTPVAVEPTVQKQTLQLPDPEINRTKNTVTTTTLRPSTAP; from the coding sequence ATGGCTTTATTGAATCATCAACGTCCACTTTGGGCATTACTTGCAGCAGCCCCATTGATTGCGACAGTAAGTAGCAGTGCCTATGCCCAAACATGGAAGATCAATTTACGTGATGCTGACTTAACTGCCTTTATTAATGAAGTTGCAGACATTACAGGAAAGAACTTCGCTGTAGATCCGAGAGTACGTGGTAATGTCACGGTTATTTCTAATAAGCCATTAAATAAAGATGAAGTTTATGACCTATTTCTTGGGGTCTTAAATGTAAACGGGGTGGTTGCAATTCCTTCTGGTAATACCATTAAGCTTGTACCGGATAGCAATGTTAAAAACTCGGGAATTCCTTATGATTCTAGAAATAGGGTCCGTGGTGATCAAATCGTTACACGTGTGATTTGGCTGGAAAATACTAATCCAAATGACTTAATTCCAGCACTCCGTCCCTTAATGCCGCAATTTGCACATATGGCGGCAATTGCAGGAACCAATGCACTTATTGTTTCTGATAGAGCTGCGAATATTTATCAACTTGAAAATATTATTCGTAACTTGGATGGAACTGGGCAAAATGATATTGAAGCGATCACGCTTCAGTCGAGCCAAGCAGAAGAAATTATTACCCAGCTTGAAGCGATGAGCGCAACAGGTGCATCTAAAGATTTTAGTGGTGCCCGTATTCGTATTATTGCTGATAATCGGACAAACCGTATTTTAATAAAAGGTGATCCGCAAACACGTAAACGTATTCGTCATATGATTGAGATGCTGGATGTACCTTCGGCAGACCGTTTAGGTGGCTTAAAAGTTTTCCGTTTGAAATATGCCAGTGCTAAAAACTTGTCTGAAATTTTGCAAGGCTTAGTCACAGGACAGGCAGTATCTTCATCGAATAATAGTAATAATTCATCTAACTCATCGAATCCGATTAATAGTTTAATTGGTAATAACCAGAATTCTGGTTCAAATACATCCGGTTCAAGTGGTACCTCAATTTCAACTCCTGCAATTAACCTAAACGGTAATTCGAACAGTAGTAATCAGAACAATATCACCAGCTTTAATCAAAACGGTGTGAGTATTATTGCAGATAATGCTCAGAACTCATTGGTAGTTAAAGCTGATCCCCAATTAATGCGTGAAATTGAGTCTGCAATTCAGCAACTTGACGTTCGCCGTCAACAAGTACTCATCGAAGCTGCAATTATTGAAGTCTCTGGTAAAGATGCGGATCAGTTGGGGGTGCAATGGGCTCTTGGTGATATTAATAGTGGTATAGGCTTGATTAATTTTACAAATGCGGGTTCAAGTTTAGCTTCGCTGGCAGCTGGCTATTTAACAGGAGGAGCTGCTGGTTTGGGAAGCGCAATTGGTGCTGGTAGCTCAATCGCACTAGGAAAATATAAAGAAGGTGCAGATGGTTCTCGTCAACTTTATGGAGCTCTAATCCAAGCTTTAAAAGAGAATACAGCTTCTAATTTATTGTCTACTCCTTCTATTGTGACTATGGATAATGAGGAGGCTTATATTGTTGTAGGTCAAAACGTTCCATTTGTAACAGGTTCGGTTACTACCAATAGTACAGGTATTAATCCCTATACAACTGTGGAGCGTAAAGATGTCGGTGTAACATTAAAAGTCATTCCTCATATTGGTGAGAATGGTACAGTTCGCCTTGAAATTGAACAGGAAGTTTCAAATGTTCAAGCAAGTAAAGGACAAGCAGCGGACTTAATTACCAATAAACGTGCTATTAAAACGGCTGTATTAGCCGAACATGGCCAAACAGTAGTTTTAGGTGGTTTAGTTTCAGATGATGTTGAGTTTAACCGTCAGGGCATTCCTGGTTTAAGTAGTATTCCTTATTTAGGACGTTTATTCCGCTCAGATACTCGAAGCAATACTAAACGTAACCTTCTCGTTTTTATTCACCCAACAATTGTGGGCGATGCAAATGATGTACGCCGTTTATCTCAGCAGCGCTATAATCAACTTTATAGCTTGCAATTGGCTATGGATAAAAATGGCAACTTTGCAAAATTACCTGAGCAAGTTGATGATATTTATAATCAAAAAATGACCCCACCGAGTATTGCCTCTAAGCCAAAAAATTACCAACAGGTTCCATCAGGTGGTAAAAGTTCGACCATAACTACGCCGGTAGCTGTAGAACCTACCGTCCAAAAGCAAACACTACAGTTGCCTGATCCTGAAATTAATCGTACTAAAAATACAGTAACAACAACGACACTGCGTCCAAGCACAGCGCCGTAG
- a CDS encoding H-NS histone family protein codes for MKPDISELSVEELKRLQEEAEALIASKKDQAIEDAYNQIIEIAENVGFSVEQLLEFGAQKRKKTTRKSVEPRYRNKNNAEETWTGRGKQPRWLVAEIEKGAKLEDFLI; via the coding sequence ATGAAACCGGATATTAGTGAATTATCTGTTGAAGAGTTAAAACGCTTACAAGAAGAAGCAGAAGCTTTAATTGCAAGCAAAAAAGATCAAGCAATCGAAGATGCTTATAATCAAATTATCGAAATTGCTGAAAATGTAGGTTTTAGTGTTGAACAGCTTCTAGAATTTGGCGCTCAAAAACGTAAGAAAACAACACGTAAATCTGTAGAACCACGTTACCGTAACAAAAACAATGCTGAAGAGACTTGGACTGGTCGCGGTAAACAACCACGTTGGTTAGTTGCTGAAATTGAAAAAGGTGCAAAACTTGAAGATTTCTTAATCTAA
- the rplK gene encoding 50S ribosomal protein L11, with the protein MAKKIDGYIKLQVPAGKANPSPPIGPALGQRGVNIMAFCKEFNAATQKVEPGLPIPVVITVYNDKSFTFIMKTPPASILLKKAAGIQKGSSVPNKTKVGKLTRAQLEEIATTKEPDLTGADLDARVRTIAGSARSMGLEVEL; encoded by the coding sequence ATGGCTAAGAAGATTGACGGCTATATCAAGCTGCAAGTTCCAGCTGGTAAAGCAAATCCATCTCCACCGATTGGTCCTGCACTAGGTCAACGTGGTGTAAACATCATGGCGTTCTGTAAAGAATTCAATGCTGCTACACAAAAAGTTGAACCAGGTCTTCCAATCCCTGTAGTGATTACTGTGTACAACGACAAGTCGTTCACATTCATCATGAAAACTCCTCCAGCTTCTATTCTTCTTAAGAAAGCTGCTGGTATCCAAAAGGGTTCATCTGTACCTAACAAAACTAAAGTTGGTAAGTTGACTCGTGCTCAATTAGAAGAAATCGCGACTACTAAAGAACCAGACTTAACTGGTGCTGACTTAGACGCGCGTGTTCGTACCATCGCTGGTTCTGCACGTTCTATGGGCTTGGAAGTGGAGCTATAA
- the nusG gene encoding transcription termination/antitermination protein NusG, translating to MKRWYIIHAYSGYEKQVMRSLKERIQRSAVADSFGDVLVPTEEVVEMKDGKKRKSERKFFPGYVLVEMEMNDDTWHIVKECPKVLGFIGGTPEKPAPITQREADAILARVRNTGEAPRPKTMFEPGEELLVIDGPFTDFKGVVEEVQYDKSRLTLTINVFNRPTQVELEFRQVEKTI from the coding sequence ATGAAACGTTGGTACATTATTCATGCCTATTCTGGTTATGAAAAACAAGTGATGCGTTCACTTAAAGAACGAATCCAGCGTAGCGCTGTTGCCGATAGCTTTGGTGATGTCCTTGTTCCTACCGAAGAAGTGGTAGAAATGAAGGATGGTAAGAAGCGTAAATCTGAGCGTAAATTCTTTCCTGGCTATGTGTTAGTTGAAATGGAAATGAATGACGATACTTGGCACATTGTTAAAGAGTGTCCAAAAGTATTAGGTTTTATTGGTGGTACACCTGAAAAACCTGCGCCAATCACTCAACGTGAAGCAGATGCGATTCTTGCGCGTGTACGTAATACTGGTGAAGCCCCACGTCCTAAGACGATGTTTGAGCCAGGTGAAGAATTACTTGTTATTGACGGTCCATTCACAGACTTTAAAGGTGTGGTGGAAGAGGTTCAATACGATAAGTCACGTTTAACGTTGACGATTAACGTGTTTAATCGACCAACTCAGGTTGAACTCGAATTTCGCCAAGTCGAAAAAACGATTTAA
- the trpE gene encoding anthranilate synthase component I, producing the protein MTTLAQFEQLKAAGYNTIPVYRQRLADTETPLSVFARFKDQTQAYLFESVEGGENWARYSMIGLGETTVFSCNAGVLSIQHANGSVTQQNCLDPFQYIREFQKQFKVPTAKLLPDLPSFTGGLVGYLGYDAVRYIEPRLKNVPAADPITLPDLWLMLSKTVIVFDNLKDTLFLIVHADTEQSNAYEDAQQKLDQLEQLLATPVSLQARPHTPPHFESITGKAKFLETVEKVKEYIRAGDVMQVVPGQRMVSDFDGEALQVYRALRHLNPSPYLFLVQGQTITDKKPFHIVGSSPEILSRLENGIATVRPLAGTRPRGKTKEEDIALEKDLLSDEKEIAEHLMLIDLGRNDVGRVSKIGKVQVTDQMVIERYSHVMHIVSNVQGEVRDDIDALDVFKATFPAGTLSGAPKIRAMEIIDEVEPVKRGVFGGAVGYLGWHGEMDMSIAIRTCVIRDKKVYVQAGAGLVADSNPESEWNETQIKARAVIKAVELSSNGLIL; encoded by the coding sequence ATGACTACATTAGCGCAATTCGAGCAACTTAAGGCTGCTGGTTACAATACTATTCCTGTTTATCGTCAACGTTTAGCGGATACAGAAACCCCATTATCTGTTTTTGCTCGTTTTAAGGATCAAACACAGGCTTACTTATTTGAGTCTGTTGAAGGGGGTGAAAACTGGGCGCGCTACTCTATGATTGGTTTAGGGGAAACAACAGTTTTTTCCTGTAACGCTGGCGTTTTATCTATACAACATGCTAACGGATCAGTAACACAGCAAAATTGTCTAGACCCATTCCAATATATCCGCGAATTCCAAAAACAATTTAAAGTTCCTACGGCTAAACTCTTACCAGACTTACCAAGTTTTACGGGCGGCTTGGTGGGTTATTTGGGCTACGATGCTGTCCGCTACATCGAGCCACGTTTAAAGAATGTACCTGCGGCTGATCCGATTACGCTGCCAGATTTATGGTTGATGCTCTCAAAGACAGTCATTGTTTTTGACAATCTTAAAGATACGCTATTTTTAATTGTGCATGCGGATACAGAGCAGAGTAATGCTTATGAAGACGCTCAACAAAAATTAGATCAATTAGAACAGTTGTTGGCGACTCCAGTTAGTTTGCAAGCGCGACCACATACGCCTCCGCATTTTGAATCAATTACTGGTAAAGCAAAATTCTTAGAGACGGTAGAGAAGGTTAAAGAATATATTCGTGCAGGCGATGTGATGCAGGTTGTACCTGGGCAGCGTATGGTTTCTGATTTTGATGGAGAAGCTTTACAGGTTTACCGTGCATTACGTCATTTAAATCCATCACCTTATCTATTCTTGGTTCAAGGACAAACGATTACTGATAAAAAACCATTTCATATTGTTGGTTCATCACCGGAAATTTTATCTCGTTTAGAAAATGGTATTGCTACAGTTCGACCTTTGGCAGGAACTAGACCGCGCGGTAAAACTAAAGAAGAAGATATAGCATTAGAAAAAGATTTGCTTTCTGATGAAAAAGAGATTGCTGAACATTTAATGCTGATTGATCTTGGGCGAAACGATGTAGGGCGCGTATCAAAAATAGGTAAGGTCCAAGTTACGGATCAAATGGTGATCGAGCGCTATTCACATGTCATGCATATTGTTTCAAATGTACAAGGTGAAGTGCGTGATGATATCGATGCACTTGATGTATTTAAAGCCACCTTTCCGGCAGGAACGTTATCAGGTGCCCCAAAAATTCGTGCAATGGAAATTATTGATGAAGTAGAGCCTGTGAAAAGAGGAGTTTTTGGCGGGGCTGTTGGTTATTTGGGATGGCATGGTGAAATGGATATGTCGATTGCAATCCGTACTTGTGTTATCCGTGACAAAAAGGTGTATGTACAGGCTGGTGCAGGGCTAGTTGCTGACTCAAATCCAGAATCTGAGTGGAATGAAACCCAAATAAAAGCTCGCGCAGTGATCAAAGCGGTTGAATTATCATCAAACGGATTGATTTTATGA
- the rplA gene encoding 50S ribosomal protein L1, with translation MAKLTKRQKAIAAAVEANKVYTLEEAVQVLNSLPAAKFKESLDISVNLGVDPRKSDQVVRGATTLPAGTGKTVRVAVFAQGAQAEAAKEAGADVVGFDDLAESIQGGNLDFDVVIAAPDAMRVVGKLGTILGPRGLMPNPKVGTVTPDVAGAVKNAKSGQARYRVDKAGIIHAAIGQVGFDAAAIRQNVETLVADLKKLKPATSKGVYIKKITLSSTMGPGLTVDVNNVSN, from the coding sequence ATGGCAAAGTTAACTAAACGTCAAAAAGCCATTGCTGCTGCTGTTGAAGCGAACAAAGTTTACACTTTGGAAGAAGCAGTACAGGTTCTTAACAGCTTGCCTGCTGCAAAGTTCAAAGAATCTTTAGACATCTCTGTAAACCTTGGCGTAGATCCACGTAAATCTGATCAGGTTGTTCGTGGTGCGACTACATTACCTGCAGGTACTGGTAAAACTGTACGTGTAGCTGTATTTGCTCAAGGCGCGCAAGCAGAAGCTGCGAAAGAAGCTGGTGCTGATGTTGTAGGTTTTGATGACCTTGCTGAAAGCATCCAAGGTGGAAACCTTGACTTTGATGTTGTAATCGCTGCTCCTGATGCTATGCGTGTTGTTGGTAAGCTCGGTACAATTCTTGGTCCACGTGGTTTAATGCCAAACCCTAAAGTTGGTACTGTAACTCCTGATGTTGCTGGCGCTGTTAAAAACGCTAAATCTGGTCAGGCACGTTACCGTGTAGACAAAGCGGGTATTATTCACGCTGCGATTGGTCAAGTTGGCTTTGATGCTGCTGCAATCCGTCAAAACGTTGAAACTTTAGTTGCTGACTTGAAAAAGTTAAAACCTGCAACTTCTAAAGGTGTATACATCAAGAAGATCACTTTGAGCTCAACTATGGGTCCTGGTCTTACTGTTGATGTAAACAACGTTTCTAACTAA
- a CDS encoding phosphoglycolate phosphatase, producing MSVAQLSKRDLILFDLDGTLVDSAADLYRSMNLSLQSLSWPLVTEAQIREWVGKGASKLCESVLLHIFGKLDVEQHEVLLQKFVEVYGAELCVNTQIYPGVPEFLKHCQTLNIKMACVTNKPVKLAQGLLDALELSSYFQVVLGGDSLPERKPHPLPLLHCMESLKISASQSLMIGDSSNDIEAARRAGIDCIVVSYGYNHGENIYDCQPQQVVDSLAELIV from the coding sequence ATGTCTGTTGCACAACTAAGTAAGCGCGATTTAATTTTATTTGATCTAGATGGAACGTTGGTTGACTCCGCTGCCGATTTATATCGGTCTATGAACTTAAGTCTGCAATCACTCAGTTGGCCATTGGTAACAGAAGCACAAATACGGGAATGGGTAGGTAAAGGGGCTTCAAAACTTTGTGAAAGTGTTCTGCTTCATATATTTGGAAAATTAGATGTTGAACAACATGAAGTTTTATTACAGAAATTTGTAGAGGTATATGGTGCGGAGCTGTGTGTGAATACTCAAATTTACCCAGGCGTACCTGAGTTTTTAAAACATTGCCAAACTTTGAATATTAAAATGGCATGTGTGACTAATAAGCCTGTCAAACTTGCTCAAGGGTTACTGGATGCGCTAGAGCTTTCTTCTTATTTTCAAGTTGTACTTGGAGGAGATAGCTTACCTGAAAGAAAGCCGCACCCACTACCATTATTGCATTGCATGGAAAGCCTAAAAATATCTGCTTCACAATCATTAATGATTGGCGACTCAAGTAATGATATTGAAGCTGCACGCCGTGCTGGAATTGATTGTATTGTGGTTAGCTATGGCTATAATCATGGAGAGAATATCTATGATTGCCAACCTCAGCAAGTTGTTGATAGTCTTGCTGAGTTAATTGTCTAA
- the gspN gene encoding type II secretion system protein N: MKKKSKQWKWWFFALIAFLIFIILQIPATWLISKFSKNNQTVHNVSGNIWQGQADWHRGALRGTIHWKTRPLDLLLLRFAADVDIHSGNTQLTGIMAYGFGKKVIVRDMNGQIAPETLKQIVNWQWPVNSIQLKDIQFNYKKEQGFAAVDGQLHWGGGALIYNIGDRQDRMNMPSLSGQLTDQNGQLQVDIRDQRNQKMANLLLDANMMLDVQLTQRLLLNVPSYDGKAGLDTFVISSRQPLLQGGN; encoded by the coding sequence ATGAAGAAAAAGTCTAAGCAATGGAAGTGGTGGTTTTTTGCCCTCATTGCATTTTTAATTTTTATTATTTTACAGATTCCGGCGACTTGGCTTATCTCTAAATTTTCAAAGAATAATCAAACTGTCCATAATGTAAGTGGCAACATCTGGCAGGGGCAGGCAGACTGGCACCGTGGAGCGTTACGAGGCACTATCCACTGGAAAACGAGACCGCTAGACTTACTTTTATTACGCTTTGCTGCAGATGTTGATATTCATAGTGGTAATACGCAATTAACGGGGATTATGGCGTATGGTTTTGGAAAAAAAGTTATTGTAAGGGATATGAATGGCCAGATTGCTCCAGAAACACTGAAGCAAATTGTAAATTGGCAATGGCCTGTAAACAGTATTCAACTTAAAGATATCCAATTTAATTATAAAAAAGAGCAAGGCTTTGCGGCAGTTGATGGGCAATTGCATTGGGGTGGTGGGGCGCTCATTTATAATATTGGTGATCGTCAAGATCGTATGAATATGCCTTCTTTAAGTGGGCAATTAACTGACCAGAACGGACAGCTACAAGTGGACATCCGTGATCAGCGTAATCAAAAAATGGCCAATCTTTTACTAGATGCCAATATGATGCTGGATGTTCAGCTCACACAGCGTTTATTACTCAATGTTCCATCATATGACGGTAAAGCTGGTTTGGATACTTTTGTCATTAGTTCTCGCCAACCATTATTACAAGGTGGTAACTAA
- the secE gene encoding preprotein translocase subunit SecE codes for MSNDKSRDALSDAPIPQRNNSAEVVRSGSPLDIVLWVIAIALLLSATMVNQHLPAYWAPANDVWVRVGVIFACIVVALGLLYATHQGKGFVRLLKDARVELRRVTWPTKQETVTTSWQVLLVVVVASLVLWCFDYGLGWLIKLIIG; via the coding sequence ATGTCGAATGATAAATCGCGTGACGCATTGAGCGACGCGCCAATTCCTCAAAGAAATAATTCTGCTGAAGTTGTTCGTTCTGGTTCGCCTTTAGATATCGTTCTATGGGTGATAGCAATTGCATTATTGCTCTCGGCTACCATGGTGAATCAGCATTTACCAGCGTATTGGGCCCCTGCAAATGATGTTTGGGTGCGCGTTGGGGTAATTTTTGCTTGTATCGTTGTGGCTTTAGGTTTATTATACGCCACCCATCAAGGTAAAGGCTTCGTTCGTTTGCTGAAAGATGCACGAGTCGAATTGCGTCGAGTAACTTGGCCAACAAAACAAGAAACAGTCACAACATCGTGGCAGGTTCTATTGGTTGTAGTTGTTGCATCATTAGTTTTATGGTGTTTTGACTATGGTTTGGGTTGGTTAATTAAGTTGATTATCGGGTAA
- a CDS encoding FHA domain-containing protein, giving the protein MTWKLQAITGEFTGQEINVDRDMLVGRHQDADLLLQAAEISRRHAALLLKDQALWVQDLNSSNGTFVNDIRIEQEKQLHDGDIVQFASLKFSVFAPAQENTDLPEIEVEPVQTAPIQDLSDQGMPSIAERAAETEVSRDGMPQRVSVPKPAPIPEGVDIHAQPEQTPVAIEEPVSRVTEEKEQQKNASIGLVTIIILVILAVLAWLFFK; this is encoded by the coding sequence ATGACTTGGAAATTACAAGCAATTACTGGTGAATTTACTGGCCAAGAAATTAATGTTGATCGTGATATGTTGGTGGGACGTCATCAAGATGCTGATTTATTACTACAGGCTGCTGAAATTTCACGTCGCCATGCAGCATTGCTGTTAAAAGATCAAGCGCTATGGGTGCAAGACCTTAATTCATCGAATGGTACGTTTGTAAACGATATTCGTATTGAGCAAGAAAAACAGTTGCATGATGGTGATATTGTTCAATTCGCAAGTTTAAAATTTTCAGTTTTCGCCCCTGCACAAGAAAATACTGATTTACCTGAAATTGAGGTGGAGCCAGTACAAACTGCACCGATACAAGATTTAAGCGATCAAGGTATGCCAAGTATTGCGGAGCGTGCAGCAGAAACTGAAGTGAGTCGTGATGGAATGCCTCAGCGAGTTTCTGTGCCAAAACCCGCACCGATTCCTGAAGGGGTGGATATTCATGCTCAGCCAGAACAAACTCCTGTTGCTATTGAGGAGCCAGTTTCTCGGGTTACTGAAGAGAAAGAGCAGCAAAAGAATGCATCTATTGGTCTAGTGACCATTATTATTTTAGTGATTTTAGCTGTATTGGCGTGGTTATTCTTTAAATAA
- the tuf gene encoding elongation factor Tu, protein MAKAKFERNKPHVNVGTIGHVDHGKTTLTAAIATICAKTYGGEAKDYSQIDSAPEEKARGITINTSHVEYDSPTRHYAHVDCPGHADYVKNMITGAAQMDGAILVCAATDGPMPQTREHILLSRQVGVPYIIVFLNKCDLVDDEELLELVEMEVRELLSTYDFPGDDTPVIRGSALAALNGEAGPYGEESVLALVAALDSYIPEPERAIDKAFLMPIEDVFSISGRGTVVTGRVEAGIIKVGEEVEIVGIKDTVKTTVTGVEMFRKLLDEGRAGENCGILLRGTKREEVQRGQVLAKPGTIKPHTKFDAEVYVLSKEEGGRHTPFLNGYRPQFYFRTTDVTGAIQLKEGVEMVMPGDNVEMSVELIHPIAMDPGLRFAIREGGRTVGAGVVAKVTA, encoded by the coding sequence ATGGCTAAAGCCAAGTTTGAACGTAATAAACCACACGTAAACGTGGGTACAATCGGTCACGTTGACCATGGTAAAACAACTTTAACTGCTGCGATTGCAACAATTTGTGCAAAAACTTACGGCGGTGAAGCGAAAGATTACTCACAAATCGACTCAGCACCTGAAGAAAAAGCACGTGGTATTACAATTAATACATCACACGTAGAATACGATTCTCCAACTCGTCACTACGCACACGTTGACTGCCCAGGCCACGCCGACTACGTTAAAAACATGATCACTGGTGCTGCTCAGATGGACGGCGCGATCCTTGTATGTGCTGCAACTGACGGTCCAATGCCACAAACTCGTGAGCACATCCTTCTTTCTCGTCAGGTAGGTGTACCTTACATCATCGTATTCTTAAACAAATGCGACCTTGTTGATGACGAAGAATTACTTGAATTAGTAGAAATGGAAGTACGTGAACTTCTTTCTACTTATGACTTCCCAGGTGATGACACTCCAGTAATCCGTGGTTCAGCTCTTGCAGCGCTTAACGGTGAAGCTGGTCCTTACGGTGAAGAATCAGTTCTTGCTCTTGTAGCAGCACTTGACTCTTACATCCCAGAGCCAGAGCGTGCAATCGACAAAGCATTCTTGATGCCAATCGAAGACGTATTCTCAATTTCTGGTCGTGGTACAGTAGTAACAGGCCGTGTTGAAGCTGGTATCATCAAAGTTGGTGAAGAAGTAGAGATCGTTGGTATTAAAGATACAGTTAAAACAACTGTAACTGGCGTAGAAATGTTCCGTAAACTTCTTGACGAAGGCCGTGCAGGTGAGAACTGTGGTATCTTACTTCGTGGTACTAAGCGTGAAGAAGTACAACGTGGTCAAGTACTTGCTAAACCAGGTACAATCAAGCCGCACACTAAATTCGACGCAGAAGTATACGTACTTTCTAAAGAAGAAGGTGGTCGTCACACTCCATTCTTAAATGGTTACCGTCCACAGTTCTACTTCCGTACAACTGACGTAACTGGTGCAATCCAGTTGAAAGAAGGCGTTGAAATGGTAATGCCAGGTGACAACGTTGAAATGTCAGTAGAATTAATCCACCCAATCGCAATGGACCCAGGTCTACGTTTTGCAATCCGTGAAGGTGGTCGTACTGTAGGTGCTGGTGTTGTTGCTAAAGTAACTGCATAA
- a CDS encoding type II secretion system protein N, with the protein MKVWIDKLQQLQWQKLDRLSVVVLAILILWLCWKLASFFWLVIAPPQLMQFDRVELGSQQPQIPNISTFSLFNEPSANAAQESVNLELQGVMVGYPNRFSSAVIKIDNTAERYRVGETIGSTSYQLAEVYWDHVVLSQGNGSTRELQFKGLPNGLYQPMTPDASQQSATPSQPTEPMNTAQQALGQAIQQMQGNREQYLRDMGVSGNSGEGYEVTERTPTALRNKLGLRPGDRIVSLNGQTVGQGQTDVQLLEQARRAGQVKIEIKRGDQVMTIQQNF; encoded by the coding sequence ATGAAAGTATGGATTGATAAATTACAGCAATTGCAATGGCAAAAATTAGATCGACTGAGTGTAGTGGTCCTTGCCATTTTAATTTTATGGTTATGCTGGAAACTCGCTTCATTTTTTTGGTTGGTGATTGCGCCTCCTCAACTGATGCAATTTGATCGGGTAGAACTCGGTTCTCAACAACCACAAATACCAAATATTAGTACTTTTTCACTTTTTAACGAACCTTCTGCCAATGCGGCTCAAGAAAGCGTGAATTTAGAATTGCAGGGTGTAATGGTCGGCTATCCAAACCGGTTTTCCTCTGCTGTTATTAAAATTGATAATACTGCTGAGCGTTATCGAGTTGGTGAAACCATTGGTTCAACTTCTTACCAATTGGCAGAGGTGTATTGGGATCATGTTGTGTTGAGTCAAGGAAATGGCAGTACCCGTGAACTTCAGTTCAAAGGTTTGCCAAATGGTTTATATCAACCGATGACTCCGGATGCTTCACAACAAAGTGCTACACCGTCTCAACCTACAGAGCCTATGAATACGGCCCAACAGGCATTGGGACAAGCGATCCAGCAGATGCAAGGTAACCGAGAGCAATACCTCCGAGATATGGGGGTAAGTGGTAACTCAGGTGAAGGCTATGAAGTTACAGAACGTACACCGACTGCACTTAGAAATAAGTTAGGTTTAAGACCTGGCGATCGAATTGTCTCTTTGAATGGTCAAACGGTTGGGCAAGGGCAAACGGATGTGCAATTACTTGAGCAGGCTCGTCGAGCAGGGCAAGTAAAAATAGAAATAAAACGTGGTGATCAAGTGATGACCATACAACAAAATTTTTAG